A window of the Pedobacter frigiditerrae genome harbors these coding sequences:
- a CDS encoding DUF3347 domain-containing protein — MKRIFLMMAVFSSVIFSVAKAQTAGTKTEFDKTLNAYFNIKNALAKDNATLASQNTKALLANIESFPTKKLSGSQLELWKTETAKIKAAALAIGNEKVIKVQRQSFWAVSTAMINLAKAFKLNSEVVYVQYCPMAKKSWLNEVEDVQNPFYGSMMYDCGEVTETIAKK; from the coding sequence ATGAAAAGAATATTTTTAATGATGGCTGTATTTAGCAGCGTAATTTTTTCAGTAGCAAAAGCACAAACAGCTGGTACAAAAACAGAATTTGATAAAACTTTAAATGCTTATTTCAATATTAAGAATGCCTTGGCAAAAGACAATGCAACATTAGCAAGTCAAAATACTAAAGCGCTGTTAGCTAACATTGAAAGTTTTCCAACCAAGAAATTATCTGGGAGCCAGCTAGAACTATGGAAAACTGAAACGGCGAAAATAAAAGCCGCAGCATTGGCAATAGGCAATGAGAAAGTAATTAAAGTGCAAAGACAGAGCTTTTGGGCGGTTTCTACTGCTATGATTAATTTGGCTAAAGCTTTTAAATTAAACAGCGAAGTGGTTTATGTGCAATATTGTCCAATGGCGAAAAAAAGCTGGTTAAATGAAGTGGAGGATGTTCAAAATCCATTTTATGGCAGTATGATGTACGACTGTGGAGAAGTAACAGAAACAATTGCAAAAAAATAA
- a CDS encoding heavy-metal-associated domain-containing protein, whose amino-acid sequence MKTTKIIFSILMLFAINKVSAQQITTVEMQVTGLTCSMCSQATEKSLRTLDYVSNVTPDLNKNLFVITFKKDKAVNFDQLNKKVKEAGFSVGKLDATVNFNQVKIDDDGQAIVGSNVYRFANAKSKVLNGPVKVSVIDKSFISNAAFKQKSLTVKFDSYASGTGTVNGKKTRIYHLSI is encoded by the coding sequence ATGAAAACGACTAAAATTATATTCAGTATTTTGATGCTTTTTGCTATAAACAAAGTATCGGCCCAGCAAATTACCACAGTAGAAATGCAAGTAACGGGATTAACTTGTTCCATGTGTTCTCAGGCTACAGAAAAGTCATTACGTACTTTAGATTATGTAAGTAATGTAACACCAGATTTAAACAAAAACTTATTTGTTATTACTTTCAAAAAAGACAAAGCTGTAAACTTCGACCAATTGAACAAAAAGGTTAAAGAAGCAGGTTTTTCAGTGGGCAAACTAGATGCAACAGTAAACTTTAACCAAGTTAAAATAGACGATGATGGGCAAGCGATTGTAGGTTCAAATGTTTATCGTTTTGCCAACGCAAAAAGCAAGGTTTTAAACGGACCGGTTAAAGTTAGCGTAATTGACAAAAGCTTCATTTCTAATGCTGCATTTAAACAAAAATCATTAACCGTAAAGTTTGATTCTTATGCAAGTGGAACAGGAACTGTTAATGGTAAAAAGACTAGAATTTATCATTTAAGCATATAA
- a CDS encoding GLPGLI family protein: MAKSAFLFLGVLFSLNCFSQANDSAIAKVFYTLKHKRDDNNRDSVYIENMQLLFGKNSSIFRSLDRVSQSEKVKKSLDEQAKNWTGPGLPRTTMPSNLRKVSTEELFQFQQEKKLIIKEYLIVEYLYEDTLETINWKLDPEIKNFEKITCQKATSTFKGRDWVVWFAPDIPFETGPWKLHGLPGLIIEAYDSKKEVQFLFSGFESIKPSESNAIENSILLPKRTIKVSLKDINKLKENMYSNPGAFWEAQTIATKGIVDPEQLAGFSTKKINNPIELPEKK, from the coding sequence ATGGCAAAGTCGGCATTTTTATTCCTCGGCGTTCTATTTTCGCTTAATTGTTTTTCGCAAGCAAATGATTCTGCTATAGCAAAGGTATTCTATACCTTAAAGCATAAAAGAGACGATAATAATAGAGACAGTGTTTATATAGAGAATATGCAGCTATTATTCGGCAAAAACAGTTCTATTTTTAGAAGTTTGGATAGAGTTTCACAATCTGAAAAGGTTAAAAAAAGTCTAGACGAACAAGCCAAAAATTGGACAGGCCCTGGACTGCCAAGAACTACAATGCCATCGAATTTAAGAAAAGTATCTACAGAAGAATTATTCCAATTTCAGCAAGAAAAAAAACTGATTATAAAAGAATATTTAATTGTCGAATATTTATATGAAGATACACTCGAAACAATTAATTGGAAGCTGGATCCCGAGATTAAAAATTTTGAAAAAATTACTTGTCAAAAAGCAACTTCAACTTTTAAAGGCAGAGATTGGGTAGTTTGGTTTGCTCCAGACATTCCTTTTGAAACTGGGCCATGGAAGCTGCATGGACTGCCGGGGTTGATTATTGAGGCCTACGATTCTAAAAAGGAAGTGCAGTTTTTGTTCAGTGGTTTCGAAAGCATTAAACCCTCAGAAAGCAATGCAATCGAAAATTCAATCTTATTGCCAAAAAGAACAATTAAAGTTAGTCTAAAAGACATTAACAAACTAAAAGAGAATATGTATAGCAATCCAGGTGCATTTTGGGAAGCGCAAACAATTGCAACAAAAGGTATTGTGGATCCAGAGCAGTTAGCTGGTTTTAGTACAAAAAAAATAAACAACCCAATAGAATTGCCAGAAAAAAAATAA
- the ygiD gene encoding 4,5-DOPA dioxygenase extradiol, with protein METLNQFKKFTAELNQTELMPVLFMGHGSPMNGIELNEFSSKWIDIAQNIVVPKAVLVVSAHWFTRGTKITAMDMPPTIHDFGGFPQALFDVQCPAAGNPQLAKETADLIKSTNIVLDHDWGLDHGAWSVIKHMYPKADIPVLQLSIDYTKDAQYHYNLAKELSALRKKGVLILGSGNMVHNLRMMSWEMINGGGYDWAIEANDKFKNAISNKNHQSLINYQSMGSEVMLGIPTPEHYLPLMYTLGLQNEKEEATLFNDKAIGGSLTMTSVQVG; from the coding sequence ATGGAAACGCTAAATCAATTTAAAAAATTCACTGCAGAGTTAAATCAAACAGAGTTGATGCCAGTTCTTTTTATGGGGCATGGTTCTCCTATGAATGGGATTGAATTAAATGAATTTAGCTCGAAATGGATTGATATTGCACAAAATATCGTTGTTCCAAAAGCCGTTTTAGTAGTTTCTGCACATTGGTTTACCAGAGGGACTAAAATTACCGCAATGGATATGCCGCCAACAATTCACGATTTTGGAGGATTTCCGCAGGCACTTTTTGATGTTCAATGTCCAGCTGCTGGGAATCCGCAATTGGCAAAGGAAACAGCAGATTTAATAAAATCTACCAACATAGTTCTAGACCACGACTGGGGCTTAGACCATGGCGCTTGGTCGGTTATAAAACATATGTATCCCAAAGCAGATATTCCTGTTTTGCAATTAAGCATCGACTATACCAAGGATGCGCAATACCATTATAATTTGGCAAAAGAATTATCCGCCTTGCGCAAAAAAGGCGTGCTTATTTTAGGTAGCGGAAACATGGTGCACAACCTTAGAATGATGAGTTGGGAAATGATAAATGGTGGTGGTTACGACTGGGCAATTGAAGCCAATGATAAGTTTAAAAACGCGATTTCAAATAAAAATCATCAATCGTTAATTAACTACCAAAGTATGGGAAGTGAAGTGATGTTAGGTATTCCTACGCCGGAACATTACCTGCCACTAATGTACACCTTGGGCTTGCAAAATGAAAAAGAAGAAGCCACCTTATTTAATGATAAAGCAATTGGCGGTTCTCTAACTATGACTTCTGTGCAGGTTGGTTAA
- a CDS encoding YfiT family bacillithiol transferase, whose amino-acid sequence MQDLESLKYPIGEYNPPETISESMLKEWIEQLETLPHEIVEITAGLSDADLEIPYRPDGWTVRQVVHHLADSHINAYTRVHLTLTEENPTVRPYHEERWAELADGKTGDIQLSIDILKAIHKRLVSLLKTLAISDFDRTYFHPGAGKEFTLGYLVGNYAWHGKHHLAHIQLTLNVNYS is encoded by the coding sequence ATGCAAGATTTAGAAAGCTTAAAATATCCCATCGGGGAATACAATCCACCTGAAACAATTAGCGAAAGTATGCTTAAAGAGTGGATTGAACAATTAGAAACTTTACCCCACGAAATTGTAGAAATAACTGCTGGTTTAAGTGACGCGGATTTGGAAATTCCTTATCGCCCAGATGGCTGGACAGTTAGGCAAGTTGTGCATCATTTAGCTGATAGTCACATCAATGCTTACACACGTGTGCATTTAACTTTAACAGAAGAAAATCCAACGGTGAGGCCTTATCACGAAGAAAGATGGGCAGAGTTAGCAGATGGAAAAACTGGAGATATCCAACTTTCGATTGATATTTTAAAAGCGATACATAAGCGTTTAGTGTCGTTATTAAAAACACTAGCTATTAGCGATTTCGACAGGACCTATTTTCACCCAGGAGCTGGAAAAGAATTTACTTTAGGCTATTTAGTTGGCAATTATGCTTGGCATGGCAAACATCATTTAGCACACATTCAATTAACTTTAAATGTTAATTATTCGTAA
- a CDS encoding exodeoxyribonuclease III, with the protein MKIISYNVNGIRAAATKGLFNWLQATDADMVCLQEVKALREQIPEIVALIEQLGYHHYWFPAEKKGYSGVAILTKIKPNNISYGCGEPWIDAEGRVLRADFDGFSLMSLYMPSGSSGDERQIKKYEFMKFFDVYIDEIRKEHPNLIISGDYNICHQPIDIHNPKSNANSSGFLPEEREWMELFMNNGFIDSFRHFNKDPHHYTWWSYRAGSRGKNLGWRIDYHLVSRPMENRLKNVRILPDALHSDHCPVLLEIE; encoded by the coding sequence ATGAAGATTATCTCCTATAACGTAAATGGCATCCGTGCTGCCGCAACAAAAGGTCTTTTCAACTGGCTACAAGCAACGGATGCAGATATGGTTTGTTTGCAAGAAGTGAAAGCCTTAAGAGAACAAATCCCTGAAATTGTTGCTTTAATTGAGCAGTTAGGGTACCATCATTATTGGTTTCCTGCCGAGAAAAAAGGGTATAGCGGTGTTGCCATCTTAACAAAAATTAAACCCAACAACATTTCTTATGGTTGTGGCGAACCTTGGATTGATGCCGAAGGAAGGGTTTTAAGAGCTGATTTTGATGGGTTTTCTTTAATGAGCTTATATATGCCATCAGGTTCCAGTGGCGATGAAAGACAAATCAAAAAATACGAGTTTATGAAGTTTTTTGATGTTTATATTGATGAAATCAGAAAGGAACACCCAAACTTAATTATCTCTGGAGATTATAACATTTGCCATCAACCGATAGATATTCATAACCCAAAGTCTAACGCAAACTCATCTGGATTTTTACCTGAAGAACGCGAATGGATGGAACTGTTCATGAACAATGGTTTTATAGATTCTTTCAGGCATTTCAATAAAGACCCACATCATTATACATGGTGGAGTTATAGAGCTGGCTCAAGAGGTAAAAACTTAGGTTGGCGAATTGATTATCACTTGGTAAGCAGACCAATGGAAAACAGGTTAAAAAACGTTAGAATTTTACCCGATGCTTTACATTCTGACCATTGTCCTGTGTTGTTGGAGATAGAATAA
- a CDS encoding formimidoylglutamase — translation MDSFKIYTQGDIDLLISERVGEEKLGQHVYVYDCPNCAEGEIAIQALMDSPARYVLVGIPEDIGVRANLGIAGAKTAWNSALKALLNIQSNLFLSGEEILVLGHFEIEEPIDTSLQGLRKKVNTIDALVYPIIQKIVNAGKIPIVIGGGHNNAAPIIAGTSIGSGRQKINVVNIDAHADLRDRAEGRHSGNGFSTALGSGYLNQYKIFGLHQNYINQSLPDYIAANQNIKAFYFEDLLQSPKSVSENWNDFIADLQEPSGLEIDLDSIEKVLSSAQTSSGFQLNDIRNILLCNRRNFAYLHVCEGATEMADGKTDSTTGKTIAYLITDFIKALQPHISQKP, via the coding sequence ATGGATAGCTTTAAAATTTATACACAGGGCGATATCGATTTATTGATAAGCGAGAGAGTTGGGGAGGAAAAGTTAGGTCAACACGTTTACGTTTACGATTGTCCAAATTGCGCAGAGGGCGAAATAGCTATTCAAGCTTTGATGGATTCTCCCGCTCGATATGTTCTAGTTGGCATTCCAGAAGATATAGGCGTAAGGGCAAACTTAGGGATAGCTGGTGCAAAAACAGCTTGGAATTCAGCATTAAAAGCTTTGCTAAATATTCAAAGCAATCTATTTTTATCTGGTGAAGAAATTTTAGTTTTAGGACACTTTGAAATTGAAGAACCAATAGATACTAGTTTACAAGGATTAAGAAAAAAAGTAAACACAATTGATGCGTTGGTTTACCCAATAATTCAGAAAATAGTTAACGCTGGCAAAATTCCAATCGTTATCGGTGGCGGACATAACAATGCTGCTCCAATTATTGCCGGTACATCAATAGGAAGTGGTAGACAGAAAATAAATGTGGTTAACATAGATGCTCACGCAGATTTAAGAGATAGAGCAGAAGGCAGACATAGTGGAAATGGCTTTAGCACTGCTTTAGGTAGTGGCTATTTAAATCAGTACAAAATATTTGGCTTGCACCAAAACTATATAAACCAAAGTTTACCTGACTATATAGCTGCCAACCAAAATATTAAAGCATTTTACTTTGAAGACTTATTGCAGAGCCCAAAATCTGTATCAGAAAATTGGAATGATTTTATTGCTGATTTACAAGAACCCAGTGGCTTAGAAATTGATTTAGATAGTATCGAAAAAGTTCTATCCAGTGCTCAAACTTCTTCTGGTTTTCAACTGAATGATATTAGAAATATCCTCCTATGCAATAGAAGAAATTTCGCTTATTTGCACGTTTGTGAAGGGGCAACAGAAATGGCAGACGGAAAGACTGATAGTACAACTGGAAAGACAATTGCCTATCTAATTACTGATTTTATTAAAGCTCTTCAGCCTCATATTTCTCAGAAGCCTTAA
- a CDS encoding peptidylprolyl isomerase — protein sequence MKNLFTLLLCLCFLTTFAAKPKNQYVKITTSKGEVIIKLYNETPLHRDNFLKLAKEGFFDGTLFHRVIKAFMIQGGDPDSKNAVAGAALGEGGPKYTIPAEFVDSLFHKKGVLAAAREGDNSNPTKASSGSQFYIVQGKVWNDSTLAAVEKNRMKFIIPEWQRQVYKTIGGTPHLDRNYTVFGEVVKGLEMVDNIAAEPTAKGDRPVTDVKMTVTVLKKREAKKLEKELKKGNNK from the coding sequence ATGAAAAACCTCTTTACGCTTCTTTTGTGCCTTTGTTTTCTAACAACTTTCGCGGCAAAACCTAAAAATCAATATGTAAAAATCACAACTTCAAAAGGTGAAGTGATTATTAAACTCTACAATGAAACACCTTTACATCGTGATAACTTTTTAAAACTAGCTAAGGAAGGTTTTTTTGATGGCACATTATTTCACAGGGTGATAAAAGCTTTTATGATTCAAGGAGGAGACCCAGATTCTAAAAACGCAGTAGCTGGCGCTGCTTTAGGTGAAGGCGGTCCGAAATACACTATTCCTGCAGAGTTTGTAGATAGTTTATTTCATAAAAAGGGTGTATTAGCAGCGGCTAGAGAAGGCGATAATTCAAACCCAACCAAAGCCTCAAGCGGCTCTCAATTTTACATCGTTCAAGGAAAAGTCTGGAACGACTCAACTTTAGCTGCTGTTGAGAAAAACAGGATGAAATTCATAATTCCAGAATGGCAACGTCAAGTTTATAAAACCATTGGTGGCACGCCGCATTTAGATAGAAATTACACTGTTTTTGGAGAAGTGGTTAAAGGCTTAGAAATGGTTGATAACATTGCAGCTGAACCAACAGCAAAAGGAGACAGACCTGTAACTGATGTAAAAATGACTGTTACTGTGTTAAAGAAAAGAGAAGCGAAAAAACTAGAGAAAGAACTGAAAAAAGGCAACAATAAATAA
- the hutI gene encoding imidazolonepropionase — protein MLITNIKGLVGIHPKEKFSLRGSEMANLPVLENAWLLLEDGLIKDFGSMSEIPSHISNLTSQISAKGKFVFPSWCDSHTHIVFAAPREEEFVMKIAGKTYEDIAAAGGGILNSAKKLEQATANELFESASLRLTDMIKQGTGAVEIKSGYGLTVESELKMLRVIKRLKNSFPIPIKATLLAAHAYPLAFKENHRGYINLIIDELLPLVAKENLADYVDVFCEKGFFSVTETDEILSAAAKYGLKPKIHANQLSVSGGVQVGVKHNAISVDHLEETDNEVLTTLADSETIATLLPSCSFYLNIPFANARGLINNNAKVAIATDYNPGSTPSGNMNLVVSLACIKLKMLPEEAINAATLNGAAAMELSNEIGSIAIGKKANLFITRMIPSLAFLPYSFGQSQVETIILNGEIYNG, from the coding sequence ATGCTCATTACAAACATCAAAGGCCTAGTAGGTATCCATCCCAAAGAGAAATTTTCTCTTCGCGGAAGTGAAATGGCAAATTTGCCCGTTTTAGAAAATGCTTGGCTTTTATTAGAAGATGGGTTGATTAAAGATTTTGGCTCGATGAGCGAAATCCCATCTCATATCTCAAATCTAACTTCTCAAATCTCCGCCAAAGGCAAATTCGTTTTCCCTTCTTGGTGCGATAGCCACACACACATTGTATTTGCAGCGCCACGAGAAGAAGAGTTTGTAATGAAAATTGCTGGTAAAACTTATGAGGATATCGCCGCAGCTGGCGGAGGAATTTTAAACTCAGCAAAAAAACTAGAACAAGCCACAGCAAATGAGCTTTTCGAAAGTGCAAGTTTACGTTTAACCGATATGATTAAACAAGGAACTGGCGCCGTAGAAATAAAAAGTGGTTATGGTTTAACCGTAGAAAGTGAGCTGAAAATGTTGCGAGTAATTAAAAGATTGAAGAACAGTTTTCCAATTCCAATTAAAGCAACCTTACTTGCGGCACACGCTTATCCACTGGCATTTAAAGAAAATCATAGAGGATACATCAATCTGATTATCGACGAGTTATTGCCTTTAGTTGCCAAAGAAAATTTAGCCGATTATGTTGATGTATTCTGTGAAAAAGGCTTCTTTTCGGTTACAGAAACTGATGAAATTTTATCAGCAGCTGCGAAATATGGATTGAAACCAAAAATCCATGCTAACCAGCTTTCAGTTTCAGGAGGTGTGCAGGTTGGCGTAAAACACAACGCCATTTCGGTAGACCATTTAGAAGAAACAGATAATGAGGTTTTAACAACTTTAGCAGATAGCGAAACCATTGCCACCCTTTTGCCCTCTTGCTCTTTTTACCTAAACATCCCTTTTGCAAACGCCAGAGGTTTGATTAATAACAATGCAAAAGTTGCCATCGCCACAGATTATAACCCAGGTTCAACGCCATCAGGAAATATGAATTTGGTGGTGTCGTTGGCTTGCATTAAACTGAAAATGTTGCCAGAAGAGGCGATAAATGCTGCGACTTTAAACGGAGCTGCTGCAATGGAACTCAGCAATGAAATAGGAAGCATCGCCATTGGCAAAAAGGCAAATTTATTTATAACTAGAATGATACCTTCCTTGGCTTTTTTACCTTATAGTTTTGGCCAAAGCCAAGTAGAAACCATAATTTTAAACGGAGAAATATATAATGGATAG
- a CDS encoding HYC_CC_PP family protein, which yields MKLKQKLAIGLCTFYLLSVIGLALSIHFCGGKLAAVSVTNAKAVCKFCKAETADKKDDGCCKNTKIEAKVKDSHQVESTFKLPKLFSFETLLHPKFADLLSQILPSYFTKVVNKAPPKSKGVALHIFNCVFRN from the coding sequence ATGAAGTTAAAGCAAAAATTAGCGATAGGCCTTTGCACCTTTTACCTTTTAAGCGTAATTGGTTTGGCTTTGAGCATTCATTTTTGTGGAGGCAAATTAGCGGCTGTTTCAGTTACAAATGCAAAAGCAGTTTGTAAATTTTGTAAAGCAGAAACTGCAGACAAAAAGGATGATGGCTGTTGTAAAAACACCAAAATTGAAGCTAAAGTTAAAGATTCTCATCAAGTAGAGAGTACTTTCAAATTACCAAAACTATTCAGTTTTGAAACACTCCTTCATCCAAAATTTGCAGACTTATTAAGTCAAATTCTACCATCTTATTTTACCAAGGTAGTCAACAAAGCGCCACCCAAGTCCAAGGGCGTGGCTTTGCATATCTTCAACTGCGTTTTCAGAAATTAG
- a CDS encoding heavy-metal-associated domain-containing protein: MMTHDYKVTGMTCSSCESKVKSSLLMLPNITSVEVSKDTNSATISMDKHISLADLQSALGGSESKYQIAPLSHSEVVEETKSFFETYKPVLLLFGYIGLVSIIASLQNGTINFMQFMRFFMAGFFLAFSFFKLINLKGFAESYSMYDVVAKQIKSWGYLYAFIELSLGIAFLINFNPFLTNWVTLIVMSISIIGVLQSVLNKRKIQCACLGAVFNLPMSTLTIIEDLLMISMSATMLILM, encoded by the coding sequence ATGATGACACATGATTATAAAGTAACTGGAATGACCTGTTCTAGTTGCGAAAGCAAGGTAAAAAGCAGTTTGTTGATGCTGCCCAACATTACATCCGTTGAGGTTTCTAAAGACACCAATTCGGCGACAATTTCGATGGATAAACACATTTCACTAGCCGACCTGCAAAGTGCTCTAGGCGGCAGTGAATCTAAGTATCAAATTGCGCCATTATCACACAGTGAAGTCGTTGAAGAAACTAAGTCTTTTTTTGAAACCTATAAACCTGTTCTTTTATTATTTGGATACATTGGCTTGGTTTCTATCATCGCCAGTTTGCAAAACGGAACCATAAATTTTATGCAGTTTATGCGTTTTTTTATGGCGGGATTTTTCTTGGCATTTTCATTCTTTAAGCTCATTAACCTAAAAGGATTTGCAGAGAGCTACTCAATGTATGACGTTGTGGCTAAACAAATTAAATCTTGGGGATACCTTTATGCATTTATAGAATTGAGCTTAGGCATAGCTTTTCTTATCAATTTTAATCCATTTTTAACCAATTGGGTTACTTTAATAGTAATGTCTATCAGCATAATTGGCGTTTTGCAAAGTGTTTTAAACAAGCGAAAAATCCAATGCGCTTGCTTAGGGGCGGTGTTTAATTTGCCAATGAGCACACTAACCATAATTGAAGATTTATTGATGATTTCCATGAGTGCAACCATGTTAATTTTAATGTAA
- a CDS encoding DUF305 domain-containing protein — MKTITILLAAMAITISACNQAEKTDEKMDHSMSHQPTKAGNVMMDAMDESMMAMHKAKQTGNADYDFASMMIPHHEGAIKMAEALLKEGKSAALIDFSNKVITAQQREISLLKDFLKTASQEPNKEAAAFKKAIDSSMAPMMDGMAKVKLTGDIDKDFVALMIPHHQSAVDMAKAYLPFANNAQIKAIAEQILKAQEEEIKWLQKQ, encoded by the coding sequence ATGAAAACAATAACAATCCTATTAGCCGCTATGGCTATTACAATTTCTGCTTGTAATCAAGCAGAAAAAACAGATGAAAAAATGGACCATTCTATGTCTCATCAACCCACAAAGGCGGGTAATGTGATGATGGACGCAATGGATGAAAGTATGATGGCTATGCATAAAGCAAAACAAACAGGCAATGCCGATTACGATTTTGCATCAATGATGATTCCACATCATGAAGGAGCGATAAAGATGGCTGAGGCTTTGTTGAAAGAAGGTAAATCGGCGGCCTTAATTGATTTTTCAAACAAGGTTATTACAGCGCAGCAAAGAGAAATCTCGTTGTTAAAAGACTTTCTGAAAACGGCAAGTCAAGAGCCAAATAAGGAAGCAGCAGCATTTAAAAAAGCGATTGATTCATCAATGGCTCCGATGATGGACGGAATGGCGAAAGTAAAATTAACAGGCGATATTGATAAGGATTTCGTCGCCTTGATGATTCCGCATCATCAAAGTGCGGTTGATATGGCGAAGGCCTATTTGCCATTTGCCAATAACGCACAGATTAAGGCTATTGCAGAACAAATTTTAAAAGCGCAGGAAGAAGAGATTAAATGGTTACAAAAGCAGTAG
- a CDS encoding AraC family transcriptional regulator encodes MQLYIKNMVCNRCKMVVKAELENLGFNPISVQLGEVRIEQENISEVEKKGLKLALDKFGFELLTEKKEQLVEQVKTAIIELVHYSKEALKFNLSDYLSQKLDVEYASLSATFSEQEHQTIEKYFIAQKIEKVKELLTYGEKSLSEIAYDLNYSSVAHLSTQFKKVTGETPSAFKLNKNTNRKTLNEV; translated from the coding sequence ATGCAACTGTACATTAAGAATATGGTGTGCAACCGTTGTAAAATGGTGGTTAAAGCTGAGTTAGAAAACCTTGGCTTTAATCCCATTTCTGTTCAATTGGGAGAAGTAAGAATTGAGCAAGAAAATATAAGTGAAGTAGAGAAGAAAGGCTTGAAGTTAGCTTTAGATAAATTCGGCTTTGAGCTTCTAACTGAAAAGAAGGAGCAATTAGTTGAACAAGTTAAAACAGCAATTATCGAATTGGTTCACTATTCGAAAGAGGCATTGAAGTTTAACTTATCTGATTATTTGAGCCAAAAACTGGATGTTGAATATGCTAGTTTAAGCGCTACTTTTTCTGAGCAAGAACATCAAACCATTGAGAAATATTTCATCGCCCAAAAAATAGAAAAAGTTAAAGAGCTTTTAACTTATGGCGAAAAATCGCTGAGTGAAATTGCTTACGACTTAAACTACAGCAGCGTTGCTCATCTATCTACTCAGTTTAAAAAAGTTACTGGAGAAACGCCATCAGCGTTCAAATTAAATAAAAACACAAATCGCAAGACTTTAAACGAGGTCTAA